Sequence from the Kogia breviceps isolate mKogBre1 chromosome X, mKogBre1 haplotype 1, whole genome shotgun sequence genome:
TAGGTCATTTTAGAACCACACTTCCATGGCGTTGCTAAATGGGAATGAGAACAGGAATTTTCTTGGAGGTTAAAAAGCTTCAAGATATCCTGCTGAGACATCTTATGTGAAAGGCTGAGCACAAGTTCTGGGACTCAGACTGGAATGAAAGCATCTGTGTTCCTTTACTCCTAAGTCTATGTCTTCACCCCTTTCCCCAGGTCTGCCCAGATGTCAGCCAGTAGCACAGTCCTGTCTTCTTGTGTACAGAGTGATTCTACTCTTTGAACATGCTGAAACTGAATGATCTTTCAATGTAAACTTGTTTTGTTTGTACCCCACTACAGACGCAGACAGTGCTCTTTATTATTCTGTTACTTGTGCTTTATCCCTCTGACTAGACTTCAACTGAAGAACTAGGACAATGTTTTCACCAGTTTTAGCATGCAACTTTATTTACATGTAAATGAAGTATTAAATGAATACACTTGTGTCAATATAACGCACAGAAGTATAGCTTACTCAGGATGAATAAGTTCATTATTAGGTCATATTGCAGAAATACTAAAAATATCTCAATTTATATAGCAcaataaaaatcaacaaacattCAAGCTCTCAAAAGATCATTTGGTATCCATAAAACTAGCTCCTTCAATCAGCACAGATGGCATAAATATTGAACTTATAATATGCATTCATTTCATATTACAACACCAAAAATTATTCAAGGCTTTGTGAGAACATACAGCTATTCAGAGTTTGAGTATTAATCGTATAACTTTATCTCTCACCTCAGGATCACTGTGCTCTGCTAAGTCTTGTAGTTTCTGACCAAACTCTTTTGCTTCCTGGAATATGGAAATAAGTTCAGATTTAGTGAACTCTTCCTTGGTAAATAGCTTCACCTTCTTTTTGAATTGGAAATTTATATTCTCAAATATTTCAATGATATTAAGAATATTGGCCTTTGACTCATTTTTGTTAAAGGGCGCAACCAATGATGACAGTACTTTGGCACTGATCAGTTCTCTTGTATTGGCTTGATTTTTAGACAAGCGCgaaaacacttttaaaacataaaacttgGTTTTGCCACTTCCCTTGTTTAACAAGGTGAGGAAATCTGGAATATAATTGACAATCATATGGTGGTCCTCAAATTTTACACTCAGCTGCACTAATAATTTTAGTCCAGCCAGTTGCTCAGCGGAGTTCAAAGGATAAGAGATTATGTCCTTACAAACTTGGTTTACATATGACTCTCCTGTTTTTGGTTCTCCAGAAGACTCAGAGTTGTCATCCACCATATTTAAAGTTCTAGGGTGTTCTTTAACATTGGGATTATTGACCAAGTTTTCAATCATAACAGTAATACCTACATCATGAATTATATCTTGGGTAAATGGATAAGCAGGACTGATACCCATTATCATTGTAGCTATTTCATGAATGAAAGGATCCCTAGTTAACTTAAGTAGGGCAACGAGTTTATCAAACTCTTTAGGCTCTAAACTAAAAACACGTGATTTGCAGCGGCAGGCTTTTGGATTGGGCCCATACTTTTCCCTATACTTAACCTGTTTTTTGAGCTCAGCTAAGGTCTGGAAGTAAGGCCCATTATAGGGTGGGATCTTGGTCAGAGGCCGAATCCCCAGAGGAGTTTCAATCAAGGTCTCAACCAGAGTCCAGTTCCCTTCTGGAGGCAAggatctctcccctccctctactGGGACTAGGACACAAAACCTGGCCCTTGACCATGCTGCCGCTTTTTGCTTTATAGTAAGTTCGGGTTTGGGTTTGGGTGTGGGTTTGGGCTTTTCCTGGATCTTACATGGAGGCTTATACACTTGAAAAGGGGTCTCTTCTTCAGGCCAGAACCAGGATCCTACACTAGGCTCTTCTCCAGTCCAAAACCAAGAGAAGACATTTTCTTCAGCCTCATCACTGGACTCAATTACAATACCAGCTCTGTCCCCCACCCTGAACTTGATGCtggcctctctccttctctggggcCTGGACCCAATATTGTCTTTATCATCAGCCTTGGCAAAGGACCTGATATTGGCTTCACTTCCAGCACCAGCATTGACTTCATACTTGGTCACAGCACTGACCCTGGACATAGGCATGGCCTTTGACTTGGTTTGGGACACTATACCAGGTTCTGTAGGGGGATCTGCCTTAGTCTCAGCCACAACTCTAGTCTTAGTTTTAGCTTCCATCTTGCTCACTTCCCTTGTCAAGGCACGGCCTCAGCGTAGGTCACTGCCTGTGTCCTGGCCACTGCTCCATCCCCAGGCTTGGCCTGGGTCACTGGTCCTGTTTCCGATTCTGCCTCAGCCACTGCCTTGGCTTGGATCTTAGCCTTGGCTCTAGTGTTGGCAGGGCCACTGATTCCAGCTTTCAGGCCAGCCCCAGCCCATCCTCTGCCCTTGCCTTAGCCTCGAAGCGAGTCATGATCCAAGTTAAAGGCAAGGCCAAGTTATGTATCCCCACCCCCGTCTCAGCCTTGACTGAAGGTCTCTCCCAAGTTGGTGTTTTCATACAAAGTCCAGTTGTCACTCAGCCCCCTTTCCAACTATAGGCTCTGCCAGTGATATAAACAACGTGCAGAGGAAGCTCactcagggaagggaaggatggcTGTGTGCCTGAGCGCAGCCCTGTGGAGGGTGGTGGTCTTCAGCCACTCCAAGGCCACCAGATCTGCCAGTGAAGTTGGACCTAGGGGTGGAGGAAGGAAATGGGGCTTTGAGTCTTTTCCAACTTTTTGCTCATATTGATTAGCACAGAGAGACAGGAAAGTATGAAAATTCAGTGCTAAGTGTAAAAGGTAGATAATTAGCAAACTCCTTCTCCCTTCATTTCATGCTCCCTACTACTGTAGTTGCAACCGATCTTTTTTCCAGACACAAAACAAGAGTATGGAGAGTGAAAAAGCTGAATGGGAGTGAGAGAGACTGAAGAATCCCTAGACTGGCTCTCTACCCCTACTGCACCCAAGCAGATCTCCACTACTTCATCCTACAGGTCTACTGATGAAGTCTCCACATACACTAACCTCTGATCTGGAGtaattttctcctcctttccttgcTTCCAATGATGACAAGCCCTACAGCAGACCTAAAGGCAGATCTATggacaaataaacaaacaggaagaTTAGAAACTGATCTCTTGGTAGACTGACCTTGGTCCCTGGTCCCTATATATGTAGTTTGTCTAGTGTTTCCCTCCTTCTGGTCCCTTCCCCCATTGC
This genomic interval carries:
- the ARMCX5 gene encoding armadillo repeat-containing X-linked protein 5, with product MEAKTKTRVVAETKADPPTEPGIVSQTKSKAMPMSRVSAVTKYEVNAGAGSEANIRSFAKADDKDNIGSRPQRRREASIKFRVGDRAGIVIESSDEAEENVFSWFWTGEEPSVGSWFWPEEETPFQVYKPPCKIQEKPKPTPKPKPELTIKQKAAAWSRARFCVLVPVEGGERSLPPEGNWTLVETLIETPLGIRPLTKIPPYNGPYFQTLAELKKQVKYREKYGPNPKACRCKSRVFSLEPKEFDKLVALLKLTRDPFIHEIATMIMGISPAYPFTQDIIHDVGITVMIENLVNNPNVKEHPRTLNMVDDNSESSGEPKTGESYVNQVCKDIISYPLNSAEQLAGLKLLVQLSVKFEDHHMIVNYIPDFLTLLNKGSGKTKFYVLKVFSRLSKNQANTRELISAKVLSSLVAPFNKNESKANILNIIEIFENINFQFKKKVKLFTKEEFTKSELISIFQEAKEFGQKLQDLAEHSDPEACFKAGHFSKERKEEESGSNLWRICRLL